The Betta splendens chromosome 7, fBetSpl5.4, whole genome shotgun sequence genome includes a window with the following:
- the phlda3 gene encoding pleckstrin homology-like domain family A member 3 produces the protein MSLPAKVMRDGQLEKRSSGLLQLWKKKRCVLTDEGLRLHDCKGGGGGGGGDGDASGSAWSAKAKELRFERMATVDCVEYKRGLVYFTVVMATGKEIDFRCPQDGTAWNAEIALALVRYKNLQAVRTGRNRQMFKAHLGSTGEDEEL, from the coding sequence ATGTCTCTCCCGGCCAAAGTCATGAGGGACGGGCAGCTGGAGAAGCGCAGCAGCGGACTCCTCCAGCTGTGGAAGAAGAAGCGCTGCGTGCTCACGGACGAAGGGCTGCGTCTGCACGACTGcaaaggcggcggcggcggcggcggcggagacggCGACGCGTCCGGCTCGGCGTGGAGCGCCAAAGCCAAGGAGCTGCGCTTCGAGCGCATGGCCACCGTGGACTGCGTGGAGTACAAGCGCGGGCTGGTGTACTTCACCGTGGTGATGGCCACGGGGAAGGAGATCGACTTCAGGTGTCCGCAGGACGGCACGGCGTGGAACGCGGAGATCGCCCTGGCGCTCGTGCGCTACAAGAACCTGCAGGCCGTGAGGACCGGGAGGAACCGGCAGATGTTTAAAGCGCACCTGGGAAGCAccggggaggatgaggagctttGA
- the csrp1a gene encoding cysteine and glycine-rich protein 1a, producing MPLGGGNKCGRCQKTVYFAEEVLCDGKSFHRSCFLCMVCGKNLDSTTVAVHGDEVYCKACHGKKYGPKGYGYGQGAGTLSMDRGEALGIKPEEPAPHRPTNNPNPSKLAQRFGGSDKCPRCGKAVYAAEKVMGAGSAWHKVGCFTCAACGKSLESTTLSDKDGEIYCKGCYSKNFGPKGFGYGLGAGALAHTQ from the exons ATGCCGCTGGGCGGAGGGAACAAATGCGGACGCTGTCAGAAGACGGTTTACTTTGCAGAGGAGGTTCTCTGTGATGGGAAGAGCTTCCACcgctcctgcttcctgtgca tGGTGTGCGGTAAGAACTTGGACAGCACCACCGTCGCTGTTCATGGGGACGAGGTCTACTGCAAAGCCTGCCACGGCAAGAAGTACGGGCCCAAAGGCTACGGCTACGGCCAGGGAGCGGGGACGCTGAGCATGGACAGGGGGGAGGCTCTGGGCATCAAACCGGAGGA ACCTGCTCCTCACCGTCCCACCAACAACCCCAACCCGTCCAAACTGGCTCAGAGGTTTGGAGGGTCGGACAAGTGCCCTCGCTGCGGCAAGGCCGTGTACGCCGCCGAGAAAGTGATGGGAGCTGGCAGC gcgtgGCACAAGGTGGGCTGCTTCACCTGCGCCGCCTGTGGGAAGAGCCTGGAGTCGACCACGCTCTCCGACAAGGACGGGGAAATCTACTGCAAAG GGTGTTACAGCAAAAACTTCGGCCCCAAAGGCTTTGGTTACGGCCTGGGCGCCGGAGCCTTGGCCCACACCCAGTGA